From a single Brassica napus cultivar Da-Ae chromosome C9, Da-Ae, whole genome shotgun sequence genomic region:
- the BNACNNG68480D gene encoding uncharacterized protein BNACNNG68480D: MASLSIGIAFANTVRTIPRINTRRSKISCEWDPKGILGPAQTGHIARLEFKRRLERDSEAKEAFQKQLREERERRQALRESRVVPDTSAELIEFFLDTEAQEIEFEIARLRGRLNDEFFAQIRLEIGQIRFAVTKTAEDEDRLIELESLQKALEEGIEAYDKMQKELMTATNSLTKILTSTDIKATLLDMVEKNEINRSLLTLLDENIANAYRGNQKEAGDYMEKVRASVLKYLTV, translated from the exons atggctTCGCTCTCAATAGGAATCGCCTTTGCTAACACCGTCCGTACAATCCCGAGAATTAATACAAGAAGGAGTAAAATTTCCTGCGAATGG GATCCGAAAGGTATCTTAGGACCAGCACAAACAGGCCATATCGCTCGCCTTGAATTCAAACGCAGGCTAGAGAGAGACTCCGAGGCAAAAGAGGCTTTTCAGAAACAACTCCGTGAAGAGAGAGAGCGTCGTCAAGCTCTTAGAGAG TCTAGAGTTGTACCAGACACTTCCGCTGAGCTCATTGAGTTCTTTCTTGATACGGAAGCCCAGGAGATTGAGTTTGAAATCGCTAGGCTTCGTGGAAG GCTAAATGACGAGTTTTTTGCGCAAATTCGACTTGAAATCGGGCAAATCCGGTTTGCGGTTACAAAAACCGCG GAAGATGAGGACAGATTGATTGAGCTTGAATCACTTCAAAAAGCCTTAGAAGAAGGAATAG AGGCTTATGACAAAATGCAAAAGGAGCTTATGACCGCTACAAATAGCTTAACCAAGATCTTAACCTCAACCGACATAAAAGCAACA TTGTTGGATATGGTGGAGAAAAACGAGATCAACAGGTCTTTGTTGACACTTCTTGATGAAAACATAGCAAATGCATACAGAGGAAACCAG AAAGAAGCAGGAGATTACATGGAGAAGGTGCGTGCTTCAGTTCTAAAGTACTTGACGGTGTAG
- the LOC106398026 gene encoding protein FAR1-RELATED SEQUENCE 5-like, which translates to MLEQTNIGTRTRVVVDEANKFKYLFFALGASIEGFSAMRKVLIVDGTHLKNVYGGVLLVATAQDPDHHHYPIAFGVADGENDESWIWFMEQLKSVISDVPGLVFLSDRNKSLIKSVRLVFPEAEHGYCIWHLSLNVKTHVHNNKDTCAFKFRECAHAYTEVEFKYLYDAFRRKYPSAAAYLDKSVEEKKWARCYFRGDRYNVDTTNSVESFNGVIKEARKYTLLLMFDVIIAKMSEWFNNHRKEAAEIPYTLKLVPILETEMSKRCVDVGFLTIDELNNFHLEYSMHGTDGKVYTVDMARNTCSCEQFDKDKYPCMHGVASATFMSKAAGRELHLSEYCSKYYLVEQWALAYHRTIYHVPHMSDWVIPEDVKAKKILPPDFDKKKGKSQQTRFSSVGESRGRGKRGRGGAREARGRGRARGEGMAS; encoded by the coding sequence atgcTGGAGCAGACGAATATTGGCACAAGAACTCGTGTGGTAGTGGATGAGGCCAACAAATTTAAGTATCTGTTTTTTGCCCTGGGAGCTAGCATAGAAGGATTCAGTGCGATGAGGAAAGTCCTCATTGTGGATGGAACACACCTCAAGAATGTTTATGGTGGAGTTCTCCTTGTTGCGACTGCTCAGGATCCTGATCATCACCACTACCCAATTGCGTTTGGTGTAGCAGATGGTGAGAATGATGAAAGCTGGATATGGTTTATGGAACagttgaaatcagtgatatcCGATGTCCCGGGATTGGTATTTCTTTCAGATAGAAATAAAAGCTTGATCAAGTCAGTACGTCTAGTGTTCCCTGAGGCCGAACATGGGTATTGTATATGGCATTTGTCTCTGAATGTTAAAACCCACGTCCATAACAACAAAGATACTTGTGCGTTCAAGTTTAGAGAATGCGCACACGCTTATACGGAGGTTGAGTTCAAGTACCTTTATGATGCTTTTCGGCGGAAGTATCCTAGTGCAGCAGCGTATCTTGACAAAAgtgttgaagagaagaagtgggcTAGATGTTACTTCAGAGGAGATAGGTACAATGTTGACACAACCAATTCAGTAGAATCTTTTAATGGTGTTATTAAGGAAGCGAGAAAGTATACCTTACTACTAATGTTTGATGTTATCATTGCGAAAATGTCTGAATGGTTTAACAACCATAGGAAGGAGGCAGCTGAAATACCATACACACTGAAGCTTGTGCCTATTTTGGAAACCGAAATGTCTAAAAGATGTGTTGATGTGGGGTTTCTTACAATCGACGAATTAAACAACTTCCATCTTGAGTACAGTATGCATGGTACTGACGGCAAGGTTTATACTGTTGATATGGCTAGGAATACTTGCAGTTGTGAGCAATTTGATAAAGACAAATACCCTTGTATGCATGGAGTGGCTTCTGCCACATTCATGTCTAAGGCAGCGGGAAGGGAGCTCCATCTATCAGAGTATTGTTCAAAATACTATTTGGTAGAGCAATGGGCTTTGGCTTATCACAGGACCATATATCATGTTCCTCATATGTCTGATTGGGTTATACCAGAAGATGTTAAAGCAAAGAAAATACTTCCTCCAGATTTTgacaagaagaaaggaaaatcACAACAAACAAGATTTTCATCAGTAGGAGAATCCCGTGGAAGAGGAAAAAGAGGCAGAGGAGGAGCTAGAGAAGCCAGAGGAAGAGGCAGAGCCAGAGGAGAAGGTATGGCATCATAG
- the LOC106398024 gene encoding uncharacterized protein LOC106398024, with the protein MNSLKIVAEYSVISGSFTLIILDLLLQNLPLRCDLANNFSVSAANMADFLHKAIGAMSQDDEEPLVLPDSPQYRVFDENETSLLGRLLNPDCQSMEKMIDYMPTAWRVQGRVRGIALSRDMFQFVFQREEDLVNVLKDRPWSYNHWAMALERWSSFPPENFLQHMSLWIRIRHIPVDFFTVKTMFKLASEIGEVEEIAYDPKVSHTKDYIWAQVLFDNTKPLKASRKLSTPGKVVTIEFDYEKIHKRCFHCLRLTHEKVRCPLLKKGALTDRRASPAPTVEAERGQSKGILAHSIQPFDGPLGFPPLFPELSKQYLRRAMQYISHSDPTEMMARIERVRQGIEAESSMRLTRISGDLDKGKGHVFSYKEPSFTQLLQCQSEKAMALSGKMHATHEEEPDSSSLHASALSTPVLISTGFQLGPLSEGRVSGNLSQRKVVRKRPTAWKRKMNTTDRAVAEEQVGTSLEPSQRSSKRKSTLPMLASDNKNPRTSEPTVASSLKPLPPQ; encoded by the coding sequence ATGAATTCGCTTAAGATTGTGGCTGAATATAGCGTGATTAGTGGGAGTTTCACTTTAATCATTCTTGACCTACTTCTGCAAAATCTCCCCCTCCGCTGTGACCTCGCGAACAACTTCAGCGTATCTGCGGCGAACATGGCTGACTTCCTTCACAAAGCTATTGGGGCGATGTCTCAGGATGATGAGGAACCTTTGGTCCTCCCTGATAGTCCCCAGTACAGAGTCTTTGATGAGAATGAAACAAGTTTATTGGGCCGCCTACTTAACCCGGATTGTCAGTCGATGGAGAAGATGATTGACTACATGCCAACGGCGTGGCGTGTGCAAGGTAGAGTCCGTGGTATTGCTCTCTCTCGCGACATGTTCCAATTTGTGTTTCAGCGTGAGGAGGATTTAGTGAATGTCCTGAAGGACAGACCTTGGTCGTATAATCATTGGGCAATGGCGTTGGAGCGATGGTCTTCCTTTCCCCCGGAGAACTTCCTTCAACATATGAGCCTCTGGATTCGCATCAGACACATTCCGGTGGATTTCTTCACGGTCAAGACAATGTTCAAATTGGCTTCAGAGATCGGTGAAGTGGAGGAGATTGCTTATGATCCTAAGGTATCTCATACTAAGGACTACATCTGGGCTCAAGTATTATTTGATAATACTAAGCCTCTGAAAGCATCTCGTAAACTGAGTACTCCTGGGAAAGTGGTTACTATTGAGTTTGACTATGAGAAGATCCACAAGAGGTGCTTCCATTGTCTGCGCCTCACGCATGAAAAGGTTCGTTGTCCCTTATTGAAGAAAGGTGCTCTAACCGATCGGAGAGCCTCCCCTGCTCCTACGGTGGAAGCGGAGAGAGGACAAAGTAAAGGAATTCTGGCTCATTCGATTCAGCCCTTTGATGGCCCCCTTGGCTTTCCACCTTTATTCCCAGAGCTTTCTAAACAATACTTGAGGAGGGCTATGCAATACATCTCGCATTCTGATCCAACAGAAATGATGGCTAGAATTGAAAGAGTAAGACAAGGAATTGAAGCAGAATCCTCTATGCGTCTCACAAGGATATCAGGAGACTTGGATAAGGGCAAAGGTCATGTCTTTAGCTACAAGGAACCATCCTTCACTCAGCTCTTGCAATGTCAATCTGAAAAGGCTATGGCATTGTCTGGGAAGATGCATGCCACCCATGAAGAGGAACCAGACTCATCTTCTTTGCATGCTTCTGCTCTCTCTACTCCCGTCTTGATTTCGACGGGTTTTCAGTTAGGCCCCTTGTCGGAGGGGCGTGTTTCTGGGAATCTGAGTCAAAGGAAAGTAGTGCGCAAACGACCTACGGCGTGGAAGAGGAAAATGAATACAACTGATCGTGCTGTGGCCGAAGAACAAGTGGGTACATCTCTCGAACCTTCTCAGCGGAGCTCGAAGAGGAAGTCTACTTTACCTATGCTTGCGTCAGACAACAAAAACCCAAGAACATCAGAACCTACGGTGGCTTCCAGTTTGAAGCCGCTGCCTCCCCAATGA